In Oncorhynchus nerka isolate Pitt River linkage group LG26, Oner_Uvic_2.0, whole genome shotgun sequence, one DNA window encodes the following:
- the LOC115123568 gene encoding ferritin, middle subunit-like has protein sequence MESQIRQNYHHDCEAAINRMINLEMFASYTYTSMAFYFSRDDVALPGFAHFFKENNDEEREHADKLLSFQNKRGGRILLQDIKKPERDEWGNGLEAMQCALQLEKNVNQALLDLHKIASDKVDPHLCDFLETHYLNEQVEAIKKLGDHITNLTKMDAVKNKMAEYLFDKHTLGGQS, from the exons ATGGAGTCTCAGATCCGCCAGAACTATCACCACGATTGCGAAGCTGCTATCAACCGGATGATCAATTTGGAGATGTTTGCCTCCTACACCTACACTTCAATG GCTTTCTATTTCTCCCGTGACGATGTGGCTCTGCCTGGCTTCGCGCATTTCTTCAAGGAGAACAACGACGAGGAGCGGGAGCACGCCGACAAGCTACTCTCCTTCCAGAACAAGAGAGGTGGACGCATTTTACTCCAGGACATCAAG AAGCCAGAACGTGATGAGTGGGGCAATGGGCTGGAGGCCATGCAGTGTGCTCTGCAGCTGGAGAAGAATGTTAACCAGGCCCTGCTGGACCTGCACAAAATTGCCTCTGACAAGGTTGACCCCCAT CTGTGTGACTTTCTGGAGACCCATTACCTGAATGAGCAGGTGGAGGCCATTAAGAAGCTGGGAGACCACATCACCAACCTCACCAAGATGGATGCTGTCAAAAACAAGATGGCAGAGTACCTGTTTGACAAGCACACCCTGGGAGGCCAGAGCTAA